The Deltaproteobacteria bacterium region ACTCAGCGCAGCAACCGCTTTACGGGATGAAATAAATAGTTAAGTATACTGTTTGAATGCATAAGAAAGAAAGAGATAACCTCCTGGTGGTAGAAATGGTTTTAGATAAACCAGCTGAGCCGAGCATATAGCTCGCTCAGAATCTTAAGCCACCAAAGGAGGCTACCTCATGGAAAGTATTTACTACATTGGTTTGGATGTCCACAAGAAAACGATTTCATTCTGTATCAAAACTCAAGATGGTCAAGTTCTTAATCGTGGGATGGTTGAGGCCACACGTCCCTCCTTGCGGCAATGGGCGGGAGCGATAGGTCGGCCATGGATCGGGGCCATGGAAGCGACCATGTTTACGGGTTGGGTCTACGATTTCTTGAGACCTTATGCTCTGGAGTTGAAAGTGGCTCATCCCGCGATGCTCAAGGCGATTACCGCGGCCAAGAAAAAGAGTGACCGGCTGGATGCTGAGAAGATTACTGACCTGTTGCGTTGCGACTTTTTGCCGGAATGTTATATAGCCCCGGAGGAGATTCGCGAATTGCGCCGTGTATTACGCTACCGCAACCTGATGGTGCGTGAGGCCACGCGGATGAAGAACAAGATGGCCGGTCTTTTGATGGAGGTCGGAACGCCTTACAATAAGAAGCGCCTATATGGGAAGAAGTATTTTCATAATCTTTTGGATAACATTGAAGACGTGCCGGACTCAGTGATTCAGATGCTGCGTCTGACTCGGAGCAGTATGGAAATGTTCAAAGGTATTCAGCAGCAACTACTCGAGGCCTTGGCCCATGAGGAGGATATTCGAGATCGAGTCCGGCGGTTAATGACCATTGAGGGAGTGGGCCAGGTGACGGCCTTGACCTGGGTTTTGGAAGTAGGGGACCCGAGACGATTTGGGAGCGTGCGTCAGG contains the following coding sequences:
- a CDS encoding IS110 family transposase, which gives rise to MESIYYIGLDVHKKTISFCIKTQDGQVLNRGMVEATRPSLRQWAGAIGRPWIGAMEATMFTGWVYDFLRPYALELKVAHPAMLKAITAAKKKSDRLDAEKITDLLRCDFLPECYIAPEEIRELRRVLRYRNLMVREATRMKNKMAGLLMEVGTPYNKKRLYGKKYFHNLLDNIEDVPDSVIQMLRLTRSSMEMFKGIQQQLLEALAHEEDIRDRVRRLMTIEGVGQVTALTWVLEVGDPRRFGSVRQAVSYCGLSSAQKESAGKNQRGPISKKRNKHLQTMLIEAAKLAPRFNPELAEVYARELQRSHRNRATLAVARKLIAFLLAVDRRQTDFVPRDMKAA